The Manis javanica isolate MJ-LG chromosome 4, MJ_LKY, whole genome shotgun sequence genome contains a region encoding:
- the RAB34 gene encoding LOW QUALITY PROTEIN: ras-related protein Rab-34 (The sequence of the model RefSeq protein was modified relative to this genomic sequence to represent the inferred CDS: substituted 1 base at 1 genomic stop codon) has product MSHVLGLELRREAPPLLGPLFSPFPLPSGSLSSXMLRCNHRFPTTNSAGPPRLLRASRKEEGKMNILAPVRRDRILAQLPQCLRKEAALHVHKDFNPRVACACQERRTGTVGFKISKVIVVGDLSVGKTCLINRFCKDTFDKNYKATIGVDFEMERFEVLGIPFSLQLWDTAGQERFKCIASTYYRGAQAIIIVFNLNDVASLDHTKQWLADALKENDPSSVLLFLVGSKKDLSTPAQYALMEKDALKVAHEMKAEYWAVSSLTGENVREFFFRVAALTFEANVLAELEKSGARRIGDVVRINSDDSNLYITASKKTPTCCP; this is encoded by the exons ATGAGTCACGTCTTGGGCCTGGAGTTGAGGAGGGAAGCGCCGCCTCTCCTTGggccccttttctctccctttcccctcccctccggTTCCTTGAGCAGCTAGATGCTGCGGTGCAATCACCGATTCCCCACCACCAATTCGGCTGG GCCTCCGCGGCTTCTCAGGGCGTCCcgcaaggaggaaggaaagatgaacaTACTGGCGCCGGTGCGGAGGGACCGCATTCTGGCGCAGCTGCCCCAG TGCCTGAGGAAGGAGGCCGCTTTGCACGTGCATAAGGACTTCAACCCCCGCGTCGCCTGTGCTTGCCAGGAGCGCCGGACAGGCACCGTGGG ATTTAAGATCTCCAAGGTCATTGTGGTGGGGGATCTATCGGTGGGGAAGACTTGTCTCATTAATAG GTTCTGCAAAGACACCTTTGATAAGAATTACAAGGCCACCATTGGAGTAGACTTTGAGATGGAACGATTTGAGGTGTTGGGCATCCCCTTCAGTCTGCAGCT ctgggaTACTGCTGGACAGGAGAGGTTCAAATGTATTGCATCAACCTACTACCGAGGAGCTCAAG CCATAATCATTGTCTTCAACCTGAATGATGTGGCCTCCTTGGATCATACCAA GCAGTGGCTAGCTGATGCACTCAAGGAGAACGACCCTTCCAGTGTGCTTCTCTTCCTCGTGGGTTCCAAGAAGGACCTGAGT ACTCCTGCTCAGTATGCACTAATGGAGAAAGATGCACTCAAGGTGGCCCACGAGATGAAGGCTGAGTACTGGGCAGTCTCATCTCTCACTG GTGAAAATGTCCGGGAATTCTTCTTCCGTGTGGCAGCATTGACCTTTGAGGCCAACGTGCTGGCTGAGCTGGAGAAATCAGGGGCCCGGCGCATTGGGGATGTTGTCC GCATCAACAGTGATGACAGCAACCTCTATATAACTGCCAGCAAGAAGACGCCCACATGTTGCCCCTGA